In the genome of Anabaena cylindrica PCC 7122, the window TTTTTTGGGATAAAACCTTCTCCTTCCTACCCTCCCTCTATCTTTATGTGGTCAAAACTTGCAATACTGACTGCTCAAGTGGCACACTTACGTCTAGAGAGCAATTAATTTTTCGCGTTTGGCTAAAGCGTGTAAGCTTACTGTAGCTTGCTTCTCGAAGGGTGGAATCACCGCTCCCATACTCCCGTTGAAGTAAGAAGTAAGTTTCTAGATTCGTCTAGGTTTTATATAGCAGAATATCTCACAGGCCAAGGTAGTTCCATGACGGCATCAACAACAATTAATAAAGGCGATGGCCTTTTGCATCAAAATGTCCTCGGTTCTCGTCGGTTTAGTAACTACTGGTGGGCAACTATCGTTAGCTTGGGAGCATCTGGCTTTTTATTGGCTGGTATCTCTAGCTATCTCAAAGTTAATTTACTCATTGTCACCGATCCAACTCAACTGATATTTGTACCCCAAGGGTTGGTTATGGGCTTGTATGGACTAGCTGGGTTGCTCTTAGCTTTATACCTATGGCTAGTTATTTTATGGGATGTTGGTGGTGGCTATAACGAATTCAATCAGGAAACTGGTAAATTCAAAATCTTTAGATGGGGTTTTCCTGGAAAAAACCGCCAAATTGAGATTGAAAACCGCATCCAAGACGTACAATCTGTACGCATCTCTATTAAGGAAGGTCTGAATCCCCAACGCGCACTTTATCTAAGGGTTAAAGGACGACGGGATATTCCTTTGACAAGGATAGGTCAACCGTTATCTTTAGCTGATTTAGAAACTCAAGGTGCTAATTTAGCCCGCTTTTTGGCAGTGCCTTTAGAAGGACTCTAAGAATTTTGGATTTTGGATTTTGGATTTTGAATTGGTGGTAAATCAAAAATCCACTGTCTCAGATTACAAAATCCCGATAGTATCTATTGGTTTAACCCTATGCAATCGCCTGACTACGAAAATTCTCAATCTAAAATCTAAAATCTAAAATTGCGAAGAGAGGCTAAGATACTCTGGTTGAGTCAGTAACTGGCAATGCGGTTAAAATTTTCACACTTTTTAGTTTCTCTGTTGATGATTGGTGGTTTGATGTTGGGAGGATGTTCAACAGAAAAAGTAACTTCTAATACATCTCCCACTTCCACAGCGACCTCAAATGCAACTGAGGAAAGCTCCAAGTCAAATACTGAAGCGACAACGATCTCAGAAATTAGTCGCGAGAGTATTCCGGGAATCAAAAATTTACCACGCCTCGAAGGTAAGGCTACTGTTGTGATGACAGTTAATGGCGCACCAATTACCATCGAAGTAGATGGTACTAATGCTCCTATTACTGCTGGCAACTTCGTTGATTTAGTTCAAAAAGGTATTTATGACGGTTTAGTTTTCCATCGGGTTGTGCGGGAACCTCAGCCGTTTGTGGTTCAAGGTGGTGATCCCCAAAGTAAAGATCCCAAGAGTTCACCAGAAAGGTGGGGAACTGGCGGCTATATAGACCCAAAAATCGGGACTGAACGCCGTATACCACTAGAAATTAAGCCAGAAGGTGCAGAACAGCCTGTTTATAGTAAAACGATTACTAATAAGCCTGCGTTGACACACAAATTAGGTGCAGTAGCAATGGCGCGATCGGAACCACCTGATTCTGCTTCTTCTCAGTTTTACTTTGCATTGGCAGATTTGGGCTTCTTGGATGGTAATTATGCTGTGTTTGGCTATGTCACAGATGGCTTTGATGTAGTTAATAAAATTCAGCAAGGCGATCGCATTAATTCTGCGAAAGTCACTCAAGGTGCTGAAAATCTGAAAACCCCTTAGTAGTCAGTAAG includes:
- a CDS encoding photosystem I assembly protein Ycf4; the protein is MTASTTINKGDGLLHQNVLGSRRFSNYWWATIVSLGASGFLLAGISSYLKVNLLIVTDPTQLIFVPQGLVMGLYGLAGLLLALYLWLVILWDVGGGYNEFNQETGKFKIFRWGFPGKNRQIEIENRIQDVQSVRISIKEGLNPQRALYLRVKGRRDIPLTRIGQPLSLADLETQGANLARFLAVPLEGL
- a CDS encoding peptidylprolyl isomerase, giving the protein MRLKFSHFLVSLLMIGGLMLGGCSTEKVTSNTSPTSTATSNATEESSKSNTEATTISEISRESIPGIKNLPRLEGKATVVMTVNGAPITIEVDGTNAPITAGNFVDLVQKGIYDGLVFHRVVREPQPFVVQGGDPQSKDPKSSPERWGTGGYIDPKIGTERRIPLEIKPEGAEQPVYSKTITNKPALTHKLGAVAMARSEPPDSASSQFYFALADLGFLDGNYAVFGYVTDGFDVVNKIQQGDRINSAKVTQGAENLKTP